In Phoenix dactylifera cultivar Barhee BC4 chromosome 11, palm_55x_up_171113_PBpolish2nd_filt_p, whole genome shotgun sequence, the following are encoded in one genomic region:
- the LOC103710498 gene encoding putative rRNA methylase YtqB, which yields MASADKSCPISGIEDALMGFITGKRKVTEVAHSVWKNIIQKGDTVVDATCGNGHDTLALLKMVADESGRGCIYGMDIQNSALENTSSLLEKSVDRNERKLVKLFSLCHSRMEDVIPKDTLIRLVAFNLGYLPGGDKTIITMPGTTLMALCAASRLLMSGGLISIMAYVGHPGGRDELETIQSFTSSLPVESWVSCKFEMLNRPSGPVLVLVSKK from the exons GTATAGAGGATGCTTTGATGGGCTTTATCACTGGCAAGAGAAAAGTGACGGAGGTAGCTCACTC TGTCTGGAAGAATATCATTCAAAAAGGAGATACAGTGGTTGATGCTACTTGTGGCAATGGGCATGATACGTTGGCATTGCTTAAGATGGTAGCTGATGAATCAGGCAGGGGATGTATTTATGGAATGGACATTCAGAACTCTGCATTAGAGAACACGTCATCTTTATTGGAGAAATCAGTTGATAGAAATGAG AGGAAACTAGTTAAGCTCTTCTCACTTTGTCATAGCAGGATGGAGGATGTTATCCCAAAAGATACCCTGATTAG GCTTGTAGCGTTCAACTTGGGCTATCTTCCGGGTGGAGACAAAACAATAATTACGATGCCAGGAACAACACTAATGGCATTGTGTGCTGCTAGTAGATTACTGATGTCGGGGGGACTCATCAGCATCATGGCTTATGTGGGGCATCCGGGTGGAAG GGATGAACTGGAAACCATTCAATCTTTTACATCTAGCTTGCCTGTCGAATCTTGGGTAAGCTGCAAGTTTGAAATGCTCAATCGGCCATCTGGGCCTGTTCTTGTTCTCGTATCGAAGAAATAA